The Bacteroides sp. AN502(2024) DNA segment ATTCGAGAAAGATTTGGCCAAATACAAAGAAGACCACGGTCTGTAGTTCATAGTGGAGAGGAGCGAATGAGACATAATGCAATAAAAATGTTGACGATCGGCTTGTTCCTGCTTCTATGCCTGCCCGTTACAGCACAGAAAATCAAGCTGACCATACAGGAAAAAGGGACGGAACAGTCAATGATTGCTGCGAACGTGGCAGTTGCGGACAACGAGAAGATGGAAAATCCGACTTATGCCATCACCGACATAGACGGTGTGGTGCTGATAAACCGCCCCAAGACGAGTAAATGCTACTACTGCATCACATCGACAGGATTCAAAACACTGACGGGCATACTGCCACCGGGAGAAAATGACGTGAAACTGTATATGGAGGAAGATGCGCTCGGTCTGGATGAGGTGGTAGTCACCGGGTCGAGGACCACCAGACCGGTCAAACTCTCGCCCGTAACCACGCAGGTATTGGGTGGAAAGGCACTGGTGGAAGCCGGTTACACCAACCTGCAACAGGCACTCCAGCAGGAAACTCCCGGTTTGAACATTCAAAAAGTGGGATTTGGCAACGAGATTTCCATGCAGGGTTTGGATGCCCGGCATGTGCTGTTTCTGATGGACGGCGAGCGTATGACAGGTGACATGGCGGGTAACTTGGACTACGAACGCTTTAACCTGCACGCCATCGACCGCATCGAAATCGTAAAAGGTGCAAGTTCCACCCTCTACGGAAGCCGTGCGGCGGGGGCGGTAATCAACCTGATAACCAAGAAGACGACCCAACCTCTTTCGATTGATGTGGGTGTACGTTACGGACAGATGAACGAGCGCAACTACAAGAACCCGCAGCCGAGCGACTTCCTGTACATGTTCGAGCAGAACGCTGACCGACCCAACTTGCAAAGCTGGGGGTCGGCAGGCTTCAAGAAGGGCAAAGTGACGTCACAAACAGACGTGTGGTACAGTGAGAGTGATGGTTTTTACATGTACCAAGCAGAAAACGACAAGAAGGTGTACACGCAGGAGGCCAATCCCTTCCTTCCCCATGACATTGCCATAGTGAACAGTGCGAAACGCCCTCCCATGGGCATTGAAGGAGCGGAACACGTATCAATCTCACAGAAAGTGTACTACGACCCGTTCAAGAACCTCTCCATACTGGTTTACGGTAGTGCGTTTTTCATGAACACCTACGACCTGATACAGGATATGACTTTCAGCCAATCACGCGACTGGACAGCGGGAGCCAAACTGACCTACCGAATGAAGGACTGGTTCAGTGTAACGGCGAGCATACACAACGACTTTTACGACCGTTTCAAAAGGCATGAGCGTATCGATACCCGCGATAAGGTATATGAGAGCCGTATCTTACAGCCACGGTTGACCATTACCAGCGATTATTTCGATGGACACAACCTGATATTCGGTGTGGAGCATATTACCGATGACCTGACCTCTGACCGTTTCGTAAACCGCCAAATGACCACCCGTTCATTGAAAGAAACGGAGTATTTCCTACAGGACGAGTGGACGCTCAACCCGCAGTGGATGGTGTCCGCCGGGCTACGCACCAATTTTTCCAAGGTGTTCGGCCTTATGGCGATGCCCAAGGTAGCGGCCAAATATTCGCCCAATGAACGGTGGGCTATCCGTGCCAACTACTCGATGGGCTACCGTTCACCCAGTATCAAGGAGCTGTTTTTCAATTGGGACCATTTGGGAATGTTCAAGATTATAGGAAATGAGAACTTGCAGCCGGAGAAAAACGACTATTTCTCGTTAGGTGCGGAATATAGTGATGACCGCCTTTTTATCTCCGGCACAGCTTACGGGAACTACTTCCGCGATAAGATAGAGGGTGTGTGGCGCATCTACGACATGCAATACAACTTTGAGTATGAGAATCTAAGCAAACAACGCCTATTGGGTGTGGAAATGATAGCCAAGTGGCGCATGTTTGATTTCTTGACATTGAACGGTACGTACAGTTACGTGGACGTGAGTAAGAACGAGGGCGTGCAGGTGAACACAACCTCGCCTCATGCAGCTACAGCCAGTCTGGACTATCGTTATAACCGCAAGAACTACCGCCTTGGCGTAGTGTTCAGCGCATCATACATGGGACGAAAGAGGTTCGACGTACAAGACCGTGTGTTCGTGGAAGAAGACAACAAGAGCTACGATGCCTACTTCCGTTGCGACCTGCCACAGTATGTGCTGTGCAACTTCTCGGTTTCTCAAACATTCTGGAACAAGGTGAAGCTTACCCTCGGCGTGGATAACATGTTCAACTACGTGCCGAAAACGCTGGGTTCGGGAATTACCATGTTTAATGTGCCCGCCACACCGGGATCGCGCGGTTGGGTGCAGTTAGAGTTCATACTGGACAATGTAATCAACTCATTAAAGAAGAAGAAACGATGAAGAAAGGAATATTACTCAATGCAACCATTCTGGTATTTGGGCTGTTGGCCTTTTCTTCCTGTGTGAAATATGACGCTTTGCCTTTTACTGGCAAAACGTTGCCCCGCAAGTCCGGTTATAGCACACGTGTAACAAATGACTGGTTGTACTTTAATTTGCGGACAGGGGAGATTTTCAATCTGGAAGGCCCGAACAAGGATATCACTGAAGGCGAGCAATACAACCGGACGGATTGGGATTTGGCTTTCTGTGGCTATGTGCTACGCACCAATAGCGGTACGAGCGGTATCGGGCAAAGCGGTGTCATCGATTTGGGCGATGGAGGCTATGAAAGCTGGACGAGCGTAGCTCAGCTTCCGTCCGATGTGGAATGGGTGGTGGACGATGACCAGAGTGTTTACGTCACTATGTCGAAGGATGATTGGAACAAATATCTGATAGAAAATAATTTGGATTTCGATTCTAATCCTTGGTTTGACCCCAACAACGGTCCTGCAAAGACCCTGACAAGCGCGAACCCACTTTTGGCTGAAGCAATAACTTTTGCCGGACCTCCGCCCGTGTATACCCCTTCATTTCATACTTACGTGATACGTACGGCTGACGGACAACGATACTTTAAGTTTCAGATAATAAGCTGGTACGATGCCAACATAAAGATAGGCGATGAAGGTGGAAGAATCAGTTACTATTGTGACGAACTGAAATGACAGGAAGAATGATGAAACTGCTTGTACGCTTGCTCCCACGTGTGAATCTACGGTCACGCTACACGCTGCCATGCTGGTTGTCTCGCTACTGACGGTGGTATTTTAGAAGAAATGTATCAAACGTTACATAAAAATGGAATAATGGAAAAAATGACTGACACAACGACAATAGGCAAGCAACGCCACTGGTGGAGGGCCATCGCTGCCTTCCTGATGGTGCTGTTCACCATGCCGCTGGGCCATGCCCTAATGATAATCATGGAGCACACCATGAGCGAGACCGCGCTGCACTACTCCGCTTTCGCGATGGGAGCCGTGGGCATGATAATGGTAATTATAGGCGTATTCGCCAAAGGTGACACGCAGCAAACGCTGTGGGGTTTCTTCGGTGGCCTGCTGTTCTGGACGGGCTGGGTGGAATTCCTCTTCATGTACTTCGCTAACCGCTTCGGCACGCAACCGGAACTCGATCCCGTGACGGACGAGATTGTTACTCGCCCCGAATATCTCATTCTGCCCGCCTCGTTCGGATTCTGGATGATGATAATGGTAATGTACCTCTTTAGCACGAAGAACGGCTGCAATTTCATCAACTGGTGGCAACAGCTACTGTTCCGTAGTAAGAAGAACGAGATAGCCGCCCGACCCATGACGCGCCACACCAGTATCGTTACCTTTATGGAACTGATGATGCTTCTGTGGAGTAGCTACCTACTCTTGATGTTCTGCTACGACGACGTATTCCTGGGTGAACACCATCCCGTGACGCTATTAGTAGGTGTAGGATGCTTTATCGGCTCATTTTTTATTTTTGCCAAACAGTTGCGCCTCTCCGCTTGGGGAGCCAACATCCGCATGGCGATTGCTACCGTTATTGTGTTCTGGACACCCATCGAGATTATGGGGCGCATGAACTTATTCAGCGAGATATGGGTGGACCCCATGGGGCACAAAACAGAGATGATTATCATTCTCGCGGCCTTTATCGCTTTGGCTGTCTATCTCTGGAACATGAGCTCCAAGAAAATCGAGAGACGGATGCAAAAGATGAGCATACCTCGTACCCACATAAGAAAAATCCACAATGACAAAAATAAATAGCCGGTCACTGAGGTAGTGATATTTCCGTGTCTTCCCATTTTCCACCATGCCACTCTACTACCGAAGTGAAGCCTGCTTTCTTCAAAGCAGCCAGAGCTTCGGGACGGGCATTATTAATCCTTTCCGGATAGTGAGCGTCACTATTAACCTGCACCCGGACACCTAATTCTTTCAAGAAAGTGAAATATCGTTCATTGGGATAGAATGTTCCCAGCTCATGATAAGCCTTGGTATTGATTTCTACGATATAGCCACGTTTGGCAATGGCCGTGAAGTATCCGCGAACCAATGTATCATACCACGGTTCGTCCAGTAGTCCCGGACGATAGCAAGAAGCATTATAATGCATCTTGTCCGCATGACCGACAATATCAAATCCTCCCAGTTCTACCATGCGAAGCAGATTCTTATAATAAAGGCGGACTACATAATCCAGGTCACCGTCAAAATGCTTGTCCACCAATTGACAAAAAGTATCTGCCGGAGTATCAATATCCACAATTTTCCCTTCCGGGGAATAGAGCATATGCACAGAACCTATCCGATAATCAAGCGGCAATTCCTGAAATCGGAAGAAAGCGGGATTGCTATCTTCGTTCAAGAAATCAATCTCAAGACCGACAGCAAGTTCTATTTTATCTGCAAACTTTTCTTTGAGACGGGCAAATTCGGAAAGATAATCTTCCATTCTGTCCCACTCCATCGTCCATGCAGTAGGGAATGGCAACGGGGCATGGGAAGAGATACCATAGGAAGTGAATCCTTTGCTGATAGCAAAACGGATAAAATCTTCCATATTGGCACGCCCGTCACAATACAGGCAGTGGCTATGATAATTGGTAAGGTTTGTCATACTGGGTTATGTTGTCCGGAATATATGATCATTATATGGTTAGTCAAGTAATATAATAGCTATATTTGTGCCACTTCGATGGCACAACTGTGCCAGTACGTTGGCACCACGATGCCACCGAAGTGGCACAACTGTGCCAACGTACTGGCACGACTCAGTCTTCTATTTCGCTAAGTTCCAACCAACGCATTGTTTTTTCGTCAATCAAGTCATTGACTTCAGGCAATCGTTTCGATTTCTCGGTCAGTTCATCAACGGAAAGCGTACCGCTGCAAAGAAGTTCTTCAATCTGTGCCTTTTCAGTTTCCAGGTCGGCAATATCCTTTTCCAGTTGTTCGAACTCACGTTTTTCCTTGAAACTCATTTTCCGCTTATCGTTCAGGCGGACGCGGGCGGTCTTTTCCTCCTGCAGCTTCTCTGCCTCTTTCTCCTTTTGCGCTTTCGCCTCCTTCCAGTCGCGGTAATCGCTATAATTGCCGGGGAAGTCGCGGATATCGCCCTGTCCGTTGAATACCATCAGGTGATCTACTACCTTATCCATAAAGTAACGGTCGTGCGAGACGACAATCACACAACCTTTGAAGCTCTGAAGATATTCCTCAAGCACATTCAATGTGATAATATCAAGGTCGTTGGTAGGCTCATCCAGCACGAGGAAGTTAGGGTTACGCATCAGGATAGTGCACAAGTAAAGACGCCGGCGCTCTCCCCCACTCAACTTATAGACATAACTATGCTGCGTTTCGGGAGTAAACAAGAAATGCTGCAAAAATTGCGAAGCAGTCAGTTTCTTTCCATTCCCCAGTTCGATGACTTCAGCAATATCCTGCACTACATCGATGACCTTCATTTGTTCATCAAACTGAAGACCCTCCTGCGAATAATAACCGAAACGAACCGTCTCGCCGATATCCACCGTACCGCTATCCGGTTGCACTTCCCCCATAAGTATCTTGATAAATGTAGACTTCCCCGTTCCGTTGTTACCTACGATCCCCATCTTCTCGTAGCGGGCAAAGACATAAGAGAAATCATCCAAAATCTTCAAGTCACCGAAACTCTTATAAAGATGATCGGCTTCAAATATCTTACTGCCAATATAGGAGGCTTTTACTTCCAGCTTTACATGATCATTGCGGATATGTTGCTTCGCCACCTTTTCAAGCTCATAAAAAGCATTTTCCCGGTAACGGGCTTTATGTCCGCGTGCCTGCGGCATCCGGCGCATCCAATCAAGTTCGGTACGATAGAGGTTATTGGCACGTTCTATCTCCACACTTTTTGCGTCGATGCGTTCCTGACGTTTTTCGAGGTAATAACTATAATTCCCTTTATATTGATAAAGTTGGCGGTTGTCTATTTCGATAATCTCCGAGCAAACGCGATCGAGGAAATAACGGTCGTGCGTCACCATAAGCAGGCTGAGATTGGTACGGCGGAGATAGTCTTCGAGCCATTCGGTCATATCCAGATCGAGGTGGTTGGTAGGCTCATCAAGGATGAGCAGATCCGGTTCGGTAATCAAGGCGTTTGCCAAAGCGACACGTTTCAGCTGCCCGCCGGAAAGTTGTTTCACCTGCTGGTCGAAGTTACGGATTTTGAGTTGTGAAAGAATTTGTTTGGCTTTTTGTTCATATTCCCATGCCTTTTCCTGATCCATACGTACCAAGAGATCTGCCAGTCCCGGATGCCCTTCCGTCTCCATGCAACGTTCGTACTCTTTTATGAGTTCTACAGTGCTGTTGCCGTGATGGAAACAGGCTTCGAGTACGGTCAGCTCTTCGGGATATTGCGGGTCCTGCTCCAGATAATCGACACGGAGGTCGCGACGAAAAACAATATTGCCGCTATCATACCCTTCCTTTCCGGCAATGATATTCAGTAAGGTCGTTTTTCCGCTACCGTTCTTTGCTATCAGTCCCACACGCTGGCTTTCGGCAATGCCAAAAGATATATTCTCAAAAAGAACCAAGTCGCCGAAGGACTTGGTCAGGTTATCTATCTGTAAATAAGGTACTGCCATTTTAATCCAAACACTTCTTGTATTCTTCTATTACATTACAAGGCTCTCCGGCCTTTATTTTGCTCCATGAGAGTTTCATCGGGTCCATGATCCGGTTGCAATATTGAATGACAGGCGCTTCACGGTTGCCGTCAATCAATGTCTTCCACTCCATGCCGTCCACTTCGTTAGCAAGAATCGAACAGACCGTGATACCGACAGCCAGCCATTCCTCTTCTTCTTCGCACCTATCTTGCCGCTGTCAATCACTTGCTGGAGTTTCTCCAAATCTTCCTCTATGCCCTGAAAATCTTTTTTCAGTTCCTGCTTCACGGTAGACACTACCCATTCGTACCCTTCATTAATCAAATAGATTTCAGAAAGACGGATCGGAATCAGTTCAGCAGGATACTTCTTTCCTTCTTTGCGTATCTCCAAAGTAGCGATTACCTCTTCCGCCTCCTTCACAGCTCCACCTTTAGGCACGGTAAAGGAACATTCGAAAGCCATATCATCAGCACCTGTAATCCACAAATGGGAAGTATAATAAGTCCCCTCCTCCTGAAACATTTCTTTGCTATACGCACATTCCCACGCTCCGACTTGCACCAATGAAGCCGAATCGTTCTCTTTCAGTTCCTGCCGGATAGCGTCTTTACCATAACCGGCTTTCCCTTTAAATGCAGATATACGAAAATTCCCCGTCCATACATCGGGATTATAGAAAAGAAAAGAGCCTTCGCCATCTTCAAACTCGTTCCAGTCCGACGGATAACTCATAGAAAACCATGCTCCGGGAGAGATAAATTTCTTGCCTTTCATTCTTTTTCATTCAATGATTACTTGGCAAAAGTACGAATTAAATACGAATTTCATTTACCTATCGGCTGTATTTTCCTGCGCACCTCTTTAGAAATCTCCAGAAACATATAGTTCAACTTTCCGGAATGGATACCTTCTTCATTCTCCTTATACTTTTTATTGGCATACTGCTTTGATTTCTCGAAAGTCAGCAATGACATTTCATTCTGCGATTTGCCTACCATCGTAGAGTCCAGCTGTTCATCCGGAAAAAAATCATCCAGATCGATGTCACCAATCATGGTTGTTTCCAGAAAATTCTTGTCCGTGTGCGAATTGTCCGTATAATACCCCACAAACATATGCCCCGGTGTACGTACCAAGATCGGATCGATATTGATGGCACGGAGCAAGGAAGCGAACAGTACGCTACCATCCACACAATTAATCTGTGAAGATTCCAGCGCATCATCAAACGTACGGACACGCTGGGAGAAAACGACATTGCTCGAAAGGCTCGTATTGGAAACGGAGCTATAACGAAATTTACGTTTCTGCAAGATATTCCATAGGGCATACACCTGCTTGTCCACCGCACCTTTCGCCTTACTTTGATAACCGAGGAAGCGGTTGACGATGCGAGTATTCAGCGCCTCGCGAAGCAACCGGTCGATCATCGGATTCTCTTCATTGACATAAGCCGCAAAGAAAATGCTGGTATCATGGAATTGGGTCCCGTCAGCCACATACCCCAACAAACATTCATTGATGCTACGCACGGAAAAAGTACGTACCCGCTGTCCCCAATCTTTTCCGTTCATTTCCACCGTGACGACTACACTTACCGGTTCCGCCTGCGCCTCATTCTTCAAGGCTTCATAATTCCAGATGATATCAGGATAAATCGTATACTCCGTCCGGGGCTTGTTTAGCACAAATTCCGATACCGACCGGGAGAAAAAAGGCGTTTCGGCCACTTCAATCCGCACACGGCTATAGGCCGTCTTCGATTTCACCCGAATGGCAATGCACGACTTCGGATTTCCCAAATAAGTCGAATCCGACGGAACAATCACTTGTGCATCAGTAGTGGCAACAGACAGAATCGCCGAAGGGAATATATTCCCTCCCAAGTCGTCTACAATCTCAAAGCCGGAATTAAACGAAGTATATTTAAATACAGATATGCCGCCAAAAAGGAGGAGTACTACCACAGAGCCTATTATTTCGCGCCGATGTCTTTTCAAATCTAATTTTATCATTATTTGCAATTACTATAATCAAACATTTCCATTGTTTCTCGCTAACAAAGATAACAAATAGCAAACGTTTTTTCCTTTTACAATCAGCAAAAACTTTCATATTCCACATCCTCCTCCTCTATTTCCGGAATGTAACATGATTGTAACATCTGTTTCATCTGCCCGTAACAAAGTCTCCTCATCTTTGCCAAGGATAAAATAAAAAACGTAACTTTGTCATATCATCTTAATACATATATCTTATGAACGATTACCGTATT contains these protein-coding regions:
- a CDS encoding TonB-dependent receptor domain-containing protein → MLTIGLFLLLCLPVTAQKIKLTIQEKGTEQSMIAANVAVADNEKMENPTYAITDIDGVVLINRPKTSKCYYCITSTGFKTLTGILPPGENDVKLYMEEDALGLDEVVVTGSRTTRPVKLSPVTTQVLGGKALVEAGYTNLQQALQQETPGLNIQKVGFGNEISMQGLDARHVLFLMDGERMTGDMAGNLDYERFNLHAIDRIEIVKGASSTLYGSRAAGAVINLITKKTTQPLSIDVGVRYGQMNERNYKNPQPSDFLYMFEQNADRPNLQSWGSAGFKKGKVTSQTDVWYSESDGFYMYQAENDKKVYTQEANPFLPHDIAIVNSAKRPPMGIEGAEHVSISQKVYYDPFKNLSILVYGSAFFMNTYDLIQDMTFSQSRDWTAGAKLTYRMKDWFSVTASIHNDFYDRFKRHERIDTRDKVYESRILQPRLTITSDYFDGHNLIFGVEHITDDLTSDRFVNRQMTTRSLKETEYFLQDEWTLNPQWMVSAGLRTNFSKVFGLMAMPKVAAKYSPNERWAIRANYSMGYRSPSIKELFFNWDHLGMFKIIGNENLQPEKNDYFSLGAEYSDDRLFISGTAYGNYFRDKIEGVWRIYDMQYNFEYENLSKQRLLGVEMIAKWRMFDFLTLNGTYSYVDVSKNEGVQVNTTSPHAATASLDYRYNRKNYRLGVVFSASYMGRKRFDVQDRVFVEEDNKSYDAYFRCDLPQYVLCNFSVSQTFWNKVKLTLGVDNMFNYVPKTLGSGITMFNVPATPGSRGWVQLEFILDNVINSLKKKKR
- a CDS encoding ABC-F family ATP-binding cassette domain-containing protein, coding for MAVPYLQIDNLTKSFGDLVLFENISFGIAESQRVGLIAKNGSGKTTLLNIIAGKEGYDSGNIVFRRDLRVDYLEQDPQYPEELTVLEACFHHGNSTVELIKEYERCMETEGHPGLADLLVRMDQEKAWEYEQKAKQILSQLKIRNFDQQVKQLSGGQLKRVALANALITEPDLLILDEPTNHLDLDMTEWLEDYLRRTNLSLLMVTHDRYFLDRVCSEIIEIDNRQLYQYKGNYSYYLEKRQERIDAKSVEIERANNLYRTELDWMRRMPQARGHKARYRENAFYELEKVAKQHIRNDHVKLEVKASYIGSKIFEADHLYKSFGDLKILDDFSYVFARYEKMGIVGNNGTGKSTFIKILMGEVQPDSGTVDIGETVRFGYYSQEGLQFDEQMKVIDVVQDIAEVIELGNGKKLTASQFLQHFLFTPETQHSYVYKLSGGERRRLYLCTILMRNPNFLVLDEPTNDLDIITLNVLEEYLQSFKGCVIVVSHDRYFMDKVVDHLMVFNGQGDIRDFPGNYSDYRDWKEAKAQKEKEAEKLQEEKTARVRLNDKRKMSFKEKREFEQLEKDIADLETEKAQIEELLCSGTLSVDELTEKSKRLPEVNDLIDEKTMRWLELSEIED
- a CDS encoding histidinol-phosphatase; this translates as MTNLTNYHSHCLYCDGRANMEDFIRFAISKGFTSYGISSHAPLPFPTAWTMEWDRMEDYLSEFARLKEKFADKIELAVGLEIDFLNEDSNPAFFRFQELPLDYRIGSVHMLYSPEGKIVDIDTPADTFCQLVDKHFDGDLDYVVRLYYKNLLRMVELGGFDIVGHADKMHYNASCYRPGLLDEPWYDTLVRGYFTAIAKRGYIVEINTKAYHELGTFYPNERYFTFLKELGVRVQVNSDAHYPERINNARPEALAALKKAGFTSVVEWHGGKWEDTEISLPQ
- a CDS encoding HmuY family protein, encoding MKKGILLNATILVFGLLAFSSCVKYDALPFTGKTLPRKSGYSTRVTNDWLYFNLRTGEIFNLEGPNKDITEGEQYNRTDWDLAFCGYVLRTNSGTSGIGQSGVIDLGDGGYESWTSVAQLPSDVEWVVDDDQSVYVTMSKDDWNKYLIENNLDFDSNPWFDPNNGPAKTLTSANPLLAEAITFAGPPPVYTPSFHTYVIRTADGQRYFKFQIISWYDANIKIGDEGGRISYYCDELK